DNA from Candidatus Hydrogenedentota bacterium:
CGCTGGGTGAATTCATTCCGCACACGAGTGACATTGACATCCCCCAACTGGACGAAACCTTCGTGCCGCGTTTTCTGGTGCGAAATCAACGGCCGGGCCTTGGCCGCCGCGGTTTTGCCGAAGGCCGCGAGCGCATGTCTTTTTCGCCGGAACAGGCAGAGCGCTACGCCCACGATCAGACGGTCTTTCTCCGTCGGCACCGCATGGGGCGCTCCGAGAACAGCCACCATGCACAGCGCCGTTTCGGGTCCGGCCACGCCTTCGCCGGATGGTGGGAGCGTTATGGAAAGGAACACCCGGAGTGGTTCCAGATGCTTGCTGACGGACGGCGCGGCCCCGAAGACCCGAATCGGCCCGACAAGGTATCGATGTGCGTGTCCAACCCGGGACTGCACGCGAAGATCGTGGAACTGTGGGAGGAAGAGCGGAAGAAGTATCCCGGCGAAAGAGTCAATATCGACATCAGTGAAAACGATAGTTCCGCTTGCTGCGTCTGCGAAACGTGTCGCGCATGGGATGGACTGCCGCCAAAGACGAGTGGGCTGCCTGTCGGGCTGGAACGGTCCTTTGAGCCGGTACAGGCGGGAACCCGGTACGCGCGTTTTGCGAAGGCCGTGCACGCACTCGCTTCGGCCATTGACCCGGACGTCAAGGTGATCTATTACGCCTATCTGAATTACTTCTGGGCGCCCGATCCTCCGCTCGAACTGCATCCGAACATCGTGATTGAATTCGTGCCGTGGTTCCGGTGGGCGGGCTGGTTTCCTCGCACCGAAGCCGAGCATGAATGGATCAAGCAACAGTGGTTAGGCTGGCAGCGTACCGGCGTGAGCGCGCATTACCGGCCCAACTGGTTCCTCGACGGCTACACCATGCCGTTGGTTTACATGCACCAATTCGGCGACGCGTTCCAGTTTTATGCGCGCAACGGCATGACCGGAACCGATTTCGATTCACTCCAGGGCCAGTGGGCTGCGCAGGGACCCAATCTCTACCTCCTTTCACGGATCCACGTCCGCCCCGAGATGCCCGTCGATGCGATCTTGGACGAGTACTATGCTGCCTTCGGCCCAGCATCCGAAGACGTAAAGGAGTACTTCACCTACTGGGAGGATTACGCGATCAAGAACAGCCCGCGCGCCGCCGAGGCCATTCGTTCGCGCCGAGACGGCTACTTCCGGCGATACGCCCTCTACGCGCAAGTTGCAGACGAACTCTATCCCCCCGAGGTGTTTCCCCCGGCCGAGGCGATTCTTGAACAGGCCACCGAAGCCGCCAAGGGCAGCAACGATCCGACATATGCGAATCGGGTCCTTTTTCTCCAGCAAGGCCTCATTCACGCGAGGCAATGCGTGTCCACGGCCAGGGTAGTCAATGACCCGGGCGCGTCGCTGGCCGAGAAGAAAGCGGCCATCGCCGAACTGGTGAAGGTGAGGCGCGGCCTTGAAAACACCAACATCGCGAACATGGACCGGGCGGCCATCATTGAGGCCGACAGTTGGAAGGAAATTGAGGGGCTGTTCGAGCCATAGTACTCGGGCCTGATATGACAGGATGCCCATGGGGTCAGAACAAGCAGGTGAGCTCCAACGAATCCTTGCCCACCGGTAAGGACAAATTCTCAGGAACCACAGGAAAGCGGGGGTGTTACGCCCGTGTGCCCTCGCCCTTGACGGCGAGCAGCCCAACGGCCTCGGCGCACCCGTATGCCGCCGCCGTGTACGCTTTGCCCTGACCCGCGGACTCGGGCTTGTCCAGCAACCGTGCGAATTTCTCGTCCCAGGCGACACGCAGCACGCGGAGGTGTTCGGCGTTGTCGCTGATCCGTACGCTGTTGACGTGCGCCATGACCAGCACGCCCGCCTGCCCCATGCGGGAACTCGCAGGACACGACGTGTACCGCCAGTCCCGCCATTCCTCCCGCCAAGTGTCATTAGTGAGGAACGTGGTGGCACGGTCGATCGCCTTCGGGAGCCGCTCGTCTTCTGAGAGCAGGTAGTAGCGGCTCAACCCGTTGATCAGGATCGCCGTGATGAACCCCGCCATCCCGACGTGCTTGGCTTTCTGGCAGTAGCAGTGGCCTGGCGGCAATGAATAGAGCCATCCCCCACACACGGGATCCTGCTCCGCCAAAGCGTCGTCCGTCAGCGTCCGCATCGCGTTCACGTACCGGTCATCGAGTCCGGCCTCATACGCTCCGGCGAGCGCCAGCAGCGTCCATCCGGTGGTCCGCCCGCAGTGGCTGTGCCCCATAAAGGCATATTCGCGATCCTCGACGAGTTGCGCGAGATTCGCGCCGATCAGTTCGACGGTCTCCTTCAGAAAAGGGTCTCCCGTCAAAAAATAGTGGCGCACCATCCCCTGCGTCCAGATGTGCCCGAGGTTGAAGGGGTCGAGACACAGGTACGGGTTTGGACCGCCGCCGACGCCCTTCTCGACATACAGGTCCCGAATCCGCTCGACCGGGTAGAACGAGCCCACGTGGCCCACACAGTGCTCATGCACCATCCCCGCCCGGGGCGGATACCCCTTGGGCGCGCCGGTTGTATTGAAATAAGCGGCCAGTTCTTCGTTGACAAAGTGCACCGTGTCCACTTCGCTCGAGTGGCGCGCCGCCGCATCCGCTGCGTAAAAATACTTGGGGTCGCCGGTTCGGGCAAACTGAATCAGGATCTGGTTCACCGTGTCGTACTCGTGATTGCCCCAATTCACGGAACGCTCGCCGAACCAATCCCCCCAGTTCATTGCACCGTAGTCCCGGTCGTTCTCGATACCCTGGCAGTACGCGTTGAACAGACTTTCCGCCCAGGAGTCGTACTTAGCCATCTCTGTCGTCCCCGCGGGCGCGATGGCATCCCAGACCCCCGTTGCGATGCCTTGCACGGGGTCCGCGGCCGGTATAAGGGGAGCGTTGGCCATCTTGGCAAGGGCGGCGCCATCCCCAAAGAGATCGACCCAAATGTCCCAGCGCCGCGCTTGCCCGGTGCGCAACTGGTAGCAGTTCCCGTCGAACAGGTAATGATACTTGTACCACGGCTCCATGTGGTCGTAGGCGCCCGGTTCGAAGCGCGGGAAAAGGCCGACAGCAAGGCCTTCGGGTGAGGCCTCGATGCTCTTCGGCCACTGTTGCCAGAAGTCTCGCAGCGCCATCGCCACGCGGCCCTGCCCATCCTCGATGACCCCCCATCCCGGCGCTTGCCCGCCCGCGCCTTCCGCACCCTCCAATGCGTATTGTTGGTCGTCGCGCTGGAACAGCCTGACCGCCGTGTTCGAGTTCCCCTGCCAGCCCGGCGCACCGCCGATGCTGGCCGACTGGGCGCCGTTGCGGGGCCGCAGCACGAACTTCAGCTCCCGAATCCGCTGCAGGACGCCCTGGTCAGGGTCCATGAGAATGAGCGGTTCAAGACGTACCACTGACAGTCCCGCGTAGACGGATGCCCGCAGCCGGAATTGACATACCCGGCCGCCTTGGGGGTTGCGGAACGCCCCTCGAAAGGCCAGCGTCGTCCGCAACGCACCCCCACTCTCTACCTCCGCGGTCTCGATCACCGCGTCACACGCCTGCCCGGCGCTGTCGGCGAGCAGGCACACTACATCGAACCGATCCGACAGCGTCAACGCCCCGTCGCTTCTCCACACGATGCTCACGTTGCCTGATTCGACTTCGTGCCGCTCCGCCGTCGTGTGCCAGACTGGCGATTCCGGCGCCACCGGTTCCGCACCCGGCTCCCATGACAACTCGTAACGAAGCGCTTCCCCGGGGAGCGGCGTCGACTGAAAATCGAGCAGCACCCACCGGGCGCTCCCATCCTTCCACCGTGCCAATGTCTCCGCCTGCACCGGCACCGCCGTTCCCCTCTCATCCCGCAAAACGAACACAGCCCCTCCCGGCGCTGCCCCCTTCGCCACCGGCACGCCCCCTGTCACTGGCCGCACCCCGGACAATCCCGCCATATCTCGAACCGTTATCGCCAATGTATCCATCGCACCTCTCCCTGGGGAAGAAGCTATGATGCCCGCACATGTGCTCTCAGTCAATCGGGCTAATTGCCGAAACACAAGCCAGGCGCAGCCTGCACCACCCGAACTGTTCACTACTTGGATGGAATATTCTGATCATACGGGTTCAAGGTCTCCCACTTTGCAGTCCCAATGAAGCCCTCGGCGAACGAGTTCGCTTCGGCCGCTCTTGGCGGAATAGGATTACATCTCAACGGCCGTCCACGTCAACGACATCCCCCAACGGGAACCCGGCCGTCGTCGTCGCACTTCCGAAGCCAGCGTTGTAGCCAATCAGGAATGGGCCGGGCCCGAAGAAGCACAGCAAACGACTCAGCGAGTCGTGCTTCCCGTTCGACATCGCCTCCCCCCTCCGTTGTGACGGCGGTGGACTCTGCCAAAGGCTGAACGGCACTCCATCGCGCCTTGCTTGCCGCAGCATGTCCGCGCCTTTTGGCGCCGGTTTCCTTTCGATTTTCTCGTCATCCGGAGTTTTCTTTCTGGAGTTTGTATCGTGTATCGTTCTGATTGGCCATGGCGTTAGCAGGCATATAACCGGGTCGTCAGATCTTCGCACCCTGAGGAGAAGAGCAGATGGTCCTACTACACTCGGCGACTTGCTTGGCACTTTTGGCAATGGCGCCTTTCCCCGAAACGCCAAGGCTCTTTCCTATCGAACTTCCCAAACGGGACTGGGTGCATTTCAAAGCCAAAGGGTTTCCCGAGCCCGTCTGCGGGGTTGTGTATCGGCTGAACGATATCGTCACAAACGGGATGGCGCTCGGGGGACTAGACACAGGGTGCGTCGATCTCGAGACCAGCGGTCTCTTGGGTTACTGCACGATTTTCAATTCCCATGTTCCCCGCCGAGGCCCTCTGAATCTGCCCATTCTGGGACTCAACGTGAACAACGAAACCTGGGTGCTTTGCGACCCCAGACAGACGAAGCAGGGCTGGGGAGGCTACCAAAGCGGAATCGACGGCAGACCGATCCCGCCGGCGTGGGATGACCTCAATCTCGAAGCGGTGCGCACGCCGAAGGAAATACACTACTGGGGTCATTATCCCGTTGCCGACCTCGAGTTCGACATGGATGCGCCCGTCAGCGTAGGCCTGCGTGCATGGGCACCCTTCCTTCCGGGCGATGTCGTTGATTCAATGACTCCCGGCATAGTGTTTGAAGTGTTCGTACGCAACCCAGGTCCGGTCGCGCAGCGGGGCAGTGTGGCGTTTTCGTTTCCAGGTCCGACCCCGGCCGAGGCGGGAACCGGCCGTTTTCAACGCGAGCCCGTGGCGGGTGCGCTAACCGGCGTGGCCGTTCGGGGCGCCCTTTGTGAATACGTTCTGGGGGCCATCGCGGACCATGCGAGGACCGGCGGGGAACTGGGGGCCGATGGAGCAGCCTGGTCGAACCTGGCGGTTGCGCTGCCGACGGTGAACGAGACCGCATCCGGCGCCTCCGTTGCGGTGGATTTCGCGCTCGAGCCCGGCCATGAACAAATCGTCCAGTTCGTCTTGACCTGGTGCGCGCCCACGTGGAACGGCGTCGGGTATAACGGCGCAACAAGAGTCTACGAGGGATATTCAGGCGAGGCGCGCGTGTTCAAGCATATGTATGTCAAGCACTACCCGGACGCCGTGAAAGCGGCCGAACATCTGGCCCAGAACCACGAATCGCTCCTGGCGCGCGTCCTGGCCTGGCAACAGGTTGTCTACACGGACGACTCGCTCCCGGTGTGGTTGCGCGATTCGTTGATCAACGTGCTGTATCTGATTGCCGAAGACGGATTGTGGGCGCAAGCCTTGCCCCCGCTCCCCGGATGGGTGGCCGAGGCGGACGGATTGTTTGGCATGAATGAGTGCCCCCGCGGTTGTCCCCAGATCGAGTGCATTCCGTGCAGCTTCTACGGCAGCCTCCCTCTCGTCTATTTCTTCCCGGAAGCGGAGTTGTCGACGTTGCGCGGCTATAAAGGCTACCAATTCGAGGACGGAGCGCCGACATGGATCTTCGGCGGATGCACGGGACGTACGCCCTATATCGATTTTGCCTACCCGACGCGAGGTTACCAATTCACTACGAACGGCATTTCGCTTGCCGCGCTGGTGGACCGGTTCCTGTTGTGCCACGACACGCCCGACAAACGGTTCCTGAACGAATTCTATCCCATGGTGAAGCGGTGCATGACATGGACGGCCAACCTGCGAACAACGCCCACATACACCACCGGCGAGCGGCTCATCTCGATGCCGGATAAAAACGAAGGCACAGAGTGGTTCGAGGCCGCGGAACCGGGCTGGTGCGGCATGACCGCTCACGTGGGCGGACTCCATATTGCCCAGCTGCGCATTACCGAACGCATGGCCCGCGAGACCGGCGACGCGGCGTTCGCGGAACAGTGCGCCGGATGGCTGGCGGCCGCCCAAGAGGCCATGGAACAGCGCCTTTGGGCCGGCTCCTACTACCTCAATTACTGGGAACCCGATACGGGACGGAAATCGGATTTTGTATTCGGTTACCAACTGGACGGCGAATGGATTGCCGATCATCACGGATTGCCGGAGACCCTTCCTCAGGAGCGCGTGCAGACGGTGCTGGAGTCGATAAAGCGCTGCAATATCGCCCTGACCAAATACGGCGCAGTGAACTACGCCAATCCAGACGGCACGCTGATCCCCCCGGCGAAACCCGGCACGTGGGATTACGGCCGGTACAGTTACTTCCCCCCGGAAGCGCTGATGCTTGCCATGACGTACATGTACAACGGCCAACCCGAGTTCGGCATCGAACTCGCCCGGCGCGTCTGGCACAATCTCGTCTGTCTTCAAGGTTACACGTGGGACATGCCCAACATCATGCGGGGCGACGTGGATACCGGAGAGCGTACGTTCGGCAACGACTACTATCAGGACATGATGCTCTGGTCGTTGCCGGCGGCCCTGCGGCGCCAGGACCTCTCCGCACCCGTCAAGAGCGGAGGGCTCGTGGCACGGATGATTGAGGCGGCTCGGAGGAAATAGGCGATGCGCCGTCGAAACGCAGGCGGAATATGGCAGTGCGCGTCGACCTGCCTGCTTTCAGCTCTGATTTCGGCAGCCCCCTGCACCGCGGAGGAGCCCGCGCTCCAAGGCCCGCCGCCAAGCCCCCGCCCTCCCACCGTCGTTGTGTCCTGGGACGGCACGGGCGATTTCGGTCCCCAGACGCCCAACACCAAGACGGCGGGCTGGCAGGAAGCGATCGACCATTGCGTGGCCCAGGGGCGCGACCTGTACATTACGGGAGGCTGGGGAGGACGGAAAGCGATCTACAACGTTTCCGAGACCATCACCATCCCCGCGACACAGGATTTCCGGATCGATGGCGGCATCTACGTGCTCAATTGGACGGGGATTCCCGATGGTCCGGCAAAAGATCTGGTCGCCATCGACAGCACGATGAACGGCGAATACCATTTCGGCATCTTCGTATACGGCGGGGCGGGCGCGGCCTTGCGCATTCGGCCTGAGCATCCCGTCCCGATCGACGGTTTTGCGGTTACGGTCGAAACGGAGATCACGTCGCAGGGCATCGCCGATCCCTCGCCGTTCACGCCGGGGGAACGCAAGACAGGAACGGGGCTGATTCTGGACGGAAGCAGGGCGCCCATTACCTGTAGCCGGTTCGACTTTATCGGGGGAATCCTGAACTTCAACACCTGCGTTGACGTCCGGGGCGCGTTCGTGCAAAACGAGTTCCGTTGTCTGCACCTTCACACGAACGCCGACAACAGCACGTTGTTCGAGCTCGGACCAGAATGCTCGCAGAATACCGTAAAGCTCGCCGTCGGGGTTGACCAGGGCGCGAGCGGCGTCAAGGGAATCAGAATTCGGGGGTTCAACAACACTTTTGAGATCAAGACGCGCGGCGGATTTCCGCGAGGCAACGACCTGATTTTGGAAGACTCCGCCGACGGGAATCGTATAGAACTTGTTCATGGCCGGCCGGAATTTGACCCCCTCGATTTCATCACGGACGGAGCGGCACGGGCAACGAACCAGATTACCTGGGCGGGGAGCACGATTCCCGCGCGGACGATAGACCTTGCCGCCGGCACGGAAACGTACACCCAGCGGCTTTATCCGGCTTCCGTGATCATATCCAAGGGAGAAGTGTCACGGCTCACATTCGTGCGCGGTCCGACATCCATCGATTTCACGCCGTGGCGCGCCCATCCCGTCTTGCTTGACGTCGGAGATCAACTCGTAGTCGAAAGCCCGTCGCCTGTCCAACTCATGGTCATTCCCCACAAGTCTTCTTAAGAGCGGAATCGTGTTGTGAGTCAAACAAGAACGTGTTCGAACTCCGGCAGGTGGACAGCATTTCGGAACCGCCGGAGTTCGGGATTTACAGCAACTCGATTCGTTTTGATACAATTTCGTGAGCGATGTGCCCCGGGAGAATCAATGAACCCGTTTGCACGCCAACGTCTGTAACGTGTGGTTTGGATTGTCGGCGGCCTGTCAGGTTTGAGTGGAAAAACCTGGCCAGAGGCCCGATAAGCAGGAGGTAAGCGCACGATGAACAGGCGCGATTTTCTGGCCAACTCGCTCTTCGCGTCGGCCGCGGCCGGAACCTTTTCCTTGAATGCGGCTGGGGCGAACGACCGCATAGTCGTGGGCGTGATGGGCATCAACGACCGGGGAATGGACCTGGCCCTCGAATTGGCCCGTCTAGGCGATGTCGAATTGCGCTATCTCGCCGACCCGGATACCCGCCTGTTCCCCGGCCGGGCAAAGGAAGTGGAGACCCGCACTGGCAAACGTCCCGCCTGTGTGCAAGACTTCCGCCGTGTGCTGGACGACCCCGAGGTTGATGCCATCGCCATCGCGACCCCTGATCATTGGCACGCTCTGGGCACGGTTCTGGCGTGCCAGGCAGGCAAAGACGTGTATGTCGAGAAGCCCACGTCCCACAGCATTTGGGAAAGCCGAAAAATGGTCGAGGCCGCGCGGAAACACCAGCGCGTGGTACAGGTGGGCACCCAGAATCGCAGCGCCACCTACTGCAAGGAGGCGATCGAGTATGCGCGGTCGGCAGCCTTCGGCGACGT
Protein-coding regions in this window:
- a CDS encoding DUF4838 domain-containing protein, which translates into the protein MYSNLLLSVCAPFFAASGVWLVEDGAPAAAIVLPANPEPIAVYAADELAYHIERASGARLKILNEPLAQPLGTSAVYIGATKAIQNAGIDPQGLSSEGTVLRTIDGNLYIAGNDGPGDPLSCGNTHSGTLWGVYELLERHLGVRWLWPGTLGEFIPHTSDIDIPQLDETFVPRFLVRNQRPGLGRRGFAEGRERMSFSPEQAERYAHDQTVFLRRHRMGRSENSHHAQRRFGSGHAFAGWWERYGKEHPEWFQMLADGRRGPEDPNRPDKVSMCVSNPGLHAKIVELWEEERKKYPGERVNIDISENDSSACCVCETCRAWDGLPPKTSGLPVGLERSFEPVQAGTRYARFAKAVHALASAIDPDVKVIYYAYLNYFWAPDPPLELHPNIVIEFVPWFRWAGWFPRTEAEHEWIKQQWLGWQRTGVSAHYRPNWFLDGYTMPLVYMHQFGDAFQFYARNGMTGTDFDSLQGQWAAQGPNLYLLSRIHVRPEMPVDAILDEYYAAFGPASEDVKEYFTYWEDYAIKNSPRAAEAIRSRRDGYFRRYALYAQVADELYPPEVFPPAEAILEQATEAAKGSNDPTYANRVLFLQQGLIHARQCVSTARVVNDPGASLAEKKAAIAELVKVRRGLENTNIANMDRAAIIEADSWKEIEGLFEP
- a CDS encoding GH116 family glycosyl hydrolase; translation: MVLLHSATCLALLAMAPFPETPRLFPIELPKRDWVHFKAKGFPEPVCGVVYRLNDIVTNGMALGGLDTGCVDLETSGLLGYCTIFNSHVPRRGPLNLPILGLNVNNETWVLCDPRQTKQGWGGYQSGIDGRPIPPAWDDLNLEAVRTPKEIHYWGHYPVADLEFDMDAPVSVGLRAWAPFLPGDVVDSMTPGIVFEVFVRNPGPVAQRGSVAFSFPGPTPAEAGTGRFQREPVAGALTGVAVRGALCEYVLGAIADHARTGGELGADGAAWSNLAVALPTVNETASGASVAVDFALEPGHEQIVQFVLTWCAPTWNGVGYNGATRVYEGYSGEARVFKHMYVKHYPDAVKAAEHLAQNHESLLARVLAWQQVVYTDDSLPVWLRDSLINVLYLIAEDGLWAQALPPLPGWVAEADGLFGMNECPRGCPQIECIPCSFYGSLPLVYFFPEAELSTLRGYKGYQFEDGAPTWIFGGCTGRTPYIDFAYPTRGYQFTTNGISLAALVDRFLLCHDTPDKRFLNEFYPMVKRCMTWTANLRTTPTYTTGERLISMPDKNEGTEWFEAAEPGWCGMTAHVGGLHIAQLRITERMARETGDAAFAEQCAGWLAAAQEAMEQRLWAGSYYLNYWEPDTGRKSDFVFGYQLDGEWIADHHGLPETLPQERVQTVLESIKRCNIALTKYGAVNYANPDGTLIPPAKPGTWDYGRYSYFPPEALMLAMTYMYNGQPEFGIELARRVWHNLVCLQGYTWDMPNIMRGDVDTGERTFGNDYYQDMMLWSLPAALRRQDLSAPVKSGGLVARMIEAARRK